The following coding sequences lie in one Lolium perenne isolate Kyuss_39 chromosome 2, Kyuss_2.0, whole genome shotgun sequence genomic window:
- the LOC127331181 gene encoding uncharacterized protein produces MESSAASLVLCSPSSDDRFWDGLRTRVDTILEDRRLVVSSSAAATCGAASERPKRLREDSLMLVRGLDSVAASLAQLSDTLTAAQKGVSALATCSSQARECEEPHAKRQCGASTELAALDDAQKDVGAADAQPRDETSSGDVRASSEVAQSTNLKRARSLAVSMAGRAANLARELKTIKSELHFMQERCGLLEEENRRLRDGYDNGGAAPEEDDLVRLQLEALLAEKSRLAQDNANLARENQSLIQLVEYHQLTSQEDLGASYDDVMEGMRLDFDGEEDEFDGDGVPVTPGNKLSVLASPDA; encoded by the exons ATGGAGTCGTCGGCCGCGTCCCTGGTACTCTGCAGCCCCTCCTCCGACGACCGCTTCTGGGACGGCCTCCGCACCCGCGTCGACACCATCCTCGAGGACCGCCGCCTCGTCgtatcctcctccgccgccgccacg TGCGGCGCGGCGTCCGAGCGGCCCAAGCGCCTCCGGGAGGACTCGCTGATGCTGGTCCGGGGCCTCGACTCCGTCGCCGCCTCCCTCGCGCAGCTCTCCGACACGCTCACCGCCGCCCAGAAG GGAGTGAGCGCTCTCGCCACCTGCTCGTCCCAGGCGAGGGAGTGCGAGGAGCCCCACGCGAAGCGTCAGTGCGGCGCCTCCACGGAGCTCGCGGCCCTCGATGACGCGCAAAAAGACGTCGGCGCCGCCGACGCGCAGCCGCGTGACGAGACCAGCAGCGGGGATGTCCGGGCCTCCTCCGAGGTCGCGCAGAGCACCAATCTGAAGCGAGCGCGCAGC CTTGCGGTCTCGATGGCGGGCAGGGCGGCCAATCTGGCGAGGGAGCTCAAGACCATCAAGTCGGAGCTGCACTTCATGCAGGAGCGCTgcggcctgctggaggaggagaaCAGGAGGCTCAGAGACGGGTACGACAACGGAGGAGCCGCCCCCGAAGAAGACGACCTG GTGAGGCTGCAGCTCGAGGCTCTGCTCGCCGAGAAGTCCCGGCTGGCGCAGGACAACGCCAACCTCGCCCGGGAGAACCAGAGCCTCATCCAGCTCGTGGAGTACCACCAGCTCACCTCCCAGGAGGACCTCGGTGCGTCCTACGACGACGTCATGGAGGGGATGCGCCTTGACTTCGACGGCGAAGAAGACGAGTTTGACGGCGACGGTGTCCCGGTCACCCCAGGCAACAAATTGAGCGTGCTGGCGTCGCCTGATGCCTAG
- the LOC127331183 gene encoding aspartyl protease family protein 1, with amino-acid sequence MTPQLLRALLPVLLFAGVAGGTSGGRGQWTRAPSLEFHHRFSAPVRRWADARGHQLPGGWPAPGGAAYVAALAGHDRHRVLSAGGGAGDHPPPLTFSEGNATLKVSNLGFLHYALVTVGTPGHTFMVALDTGSDLFWLPCQCDGCTPPASGTSGAASLYIPSLSSTSQGVPCNSDFCGLRKECSGTSSCPYKMVYVSADTSSSGFLVEDVLYLSTEDTRPQILKAQITFGCGQVQTGSFLDAAAPNGLFGLGVDMISVPSILAQKGLTTDSFSMCFGRDGIGRISFGDQGSSDQQETPLDINQKHPTYAITITGISVGNNAMDLEFSTIFDTGTSFTYLADPAYTDITESFHSQVQANRHAADSRIPFEYCYDLSSNEARIQTPGISLRTLGGSLFPAIDPGQVISIQQHEYVYCLAIVKSTKLNIIGQNFMTGIRVVFDRERKILGWKKFNCYDTDSSNPLSINSRNSSGSTPENYSPEKTKNPAGVTQLRPLSSSPHVMWHSNSLLLMFLFLNFLVF; translated from the exons ATGACGCCCCAGCTCCTCCGCGCGCTGCTCCCGGTCCTGCTCTTCGCCGGCGTCGCGGGCGGTACCAGCGGCGGCAGAGGCCAATGGACCAGGGCGCCGTCGCTGGAGTTCCACCACAGGTTCTCCGCGCCCGTGCGGCGGTGGGCGGACGCCCGCGGGCACCAGCTCCCCGGCGGCTGGCCGGCGCCCGGCGGAGCCGCCTACGTCGCCGCCCTCGCCGGGCACGACCGCCACCGCGTGCTgtcggccggcggcggcgccggggATCACCCTCCGCCTCTCACCTTCTCCGAGGGGAACGCCACGCTGAAGGTCAGCAACCTCGGATT CTTGCACTATGCTCTTGTCACGGTGGGCACGCCGGGCCACACGTTCATGGTGGCGCTGGACACCGGCAGCGACCTCTTCTGGCTTCCTTGCCAGTGCGACGGCTGCACGCCGCCGGCCTCGGGCACTTCCGGAGCA GCTTCTTTGTACATTCCTAGCTTGTCATCAACAAGCCAAGGAGTTCCTTGCAACAGTGACTTTTGTGGTCTTAGAAAAGAATGTTCTGGAACATCAAGTTGTCCATACAAGATGGTGTATGTCTCTGCGGACACATCATCTTCCGGATTTCTCGTGGAGGACGTGCTTTACCTATCAACAGAGGATACCCGCCCTCAAATTCTCAAGGCACAAATAACGTTTGG ATGCGGACAGGTTCAGACAGGGTCATTTCTGGATGCTGCTGCTCCAAATGGTCTTTTTGGACTTGGGGTAGACATGATATCAGTTCCTAGCATTCTTGCACAGAAAGGTCTTACAACTGATTCCTTCTCAATGTGTTTTGGCCGTGATGGTATTGGGAGGATCAGTTTCGGAGACCAAGGCAGCTCGGACCAACAGGAGACACCACTCGATATCAACCAGAAACA CCCTACGTATGCCATCACTATCACTGGGATTTCTGTTGGAAATAATGCAATGGATTTGGAGTTTAGTACAATTTTTGACACAGGGACATCCTTCACATACTTGGCAGATCCAGCATATACAGATATAACAGAGAGT TTCCATAGTCAAGTTCAAGCAAATCGCCATGCCGCTGACTCAAGAATTCCTTTTGAATATTGTTATGATCTAAG CTCTAATGAGGCAAGGATCCAAACTCCTGGTATTAGTCTTAGAACTCTTGGTGGAAGTCTGTTCCCTGCTATTGATCCAGGGCAGGTTATCTCTATTCAG CAACATGAGTATGTCTATTGCTTGGCGATTGTCAAGAGCACAAAACTAAATATAATTGGAC AAAATTTCATGACCGGTATTCGTGTTGTGTTCGACCGAGAAAGGAAAATACTTGGTTGGAAGAAATTCAACT GTTATGACACTGATAGTTCAAACCCTCTCTCCATCAACTCACGGAATTCATCAGGTTCAACACCTGAGAATTACTCTCCTGAGAAGACAAAAAACCCTGCCGGCGTTACCCAGTTGAGGCCTCTTAGCAGCTCCCCTCATGTAATGTGGCATAGTAATAGTTTACTCCTGATGTTTCTGTTCCTCAACTTTCTGGTCTTCTAA